The sequence GTCACAATCATTTTACCACTGGTATATCCGATTAAACTGAAGCAGACTTTTCGAAATGCAGGTTTAGATgtctgaaaaaaatgaaatgcttaTTTTATAAATTCTTAACCTACTAGAGAAAAAAGTGGTAAGAACAGCTTGCGTAACTATAACTTTCTGTTCACATAATTCATGAGTAGAATTGAGAGGTTTTGTTTCCGTATACAAGGATAGCCATATATTTAGAGATACACAAACACTCAACTCTGGAATGACTATTAGCTCCTAATTACCTCCTAACATAAAGCACAACTTCATTGCTATCAGCAATTCACAAACAAGCAGAGTAACCCTGCATTCAGTTTTGTCTTGTTTGCATCCAGAACTAACCAGATTCTGTTTTAGTAATCATGATGCCTAGATAACAATTAAGTGGAAATGATATGGTGGTTATTGTGTTTGGTATTTTGGTCTAAGGAAAGTGATGATCTCAGCAGATTCATCTTGAAACAGATAAGTCAAAAAAGGCATCTAGGCAATGGAAGGGACTGTGAAACTATGGGCAGAGAATATTTTTGCTCCGTTCTCCAGAGGCAGTCCCAATGTCACCAAAAAGCCCCACTCTCCTGGCAGAGACTACCTTTGCATTTTTCCCCCACAGTGCCCCAAGTACAttagggaaattaaaatggtgatcACCCAGCACTGACCAGAGTAATGCTGCTACTGCTGTATAGGCCTCCCATGTAAGCCTATGGGCAGTGGCGTAGGAAACAACTCACAGAAGACACTATGACAAGAGTACCCTGCCAGTCCTGCTAAAGACCACATCAGGAAAAGCAGGAACTCCACTAAAATTTCTACTGCCCTGACATTTTATGTCTCTGGGAGAATTTGGTTATGACACCAAGACAGCAGAATGCTACATTTTCAATGCCAAAGTAGCTTCTCCAGTGCAAAGCTACACATAACAGTTTTTTTTGAAGTGTTTATTTCTGGAACGGCTTTACATCAAGGTGTGCCAGATCCTcatccttccccatcccccaatgagccaagtttgacaggtgggcagggacgGCCATCTatccacctgacatcacaatgacattaGGTGACCTGTTTTTTGATAACACTGTGCACACAAGTGCCAGTGATCAGCTGATCACTGGAGCTTGCAAAACGTCATGCACAACACTAAGCAAGTCCCGATGATCAATTGACTGTTGGTGCCTGCAAAGGACTGTGCAGATGCCTGCAGTCGCCCAGTTGGGTCTTTAtctggtgtagggcaggtggacgtggcttagccaaaatggccacatgggccaaatggggagatgTGGCAGCCCCAAGTCAGCCCATGGACTGAAGGTTTCCAGCTGCTGCTTTAAATAGTAAACATCTGAGTAAATAAGCAGGATGGAAGATATtgtactgtggcaaaattacctGAAGCATGGAGGAGTGTTGTATAATGAGGAGTTCTCTACTTGCACTTTGTAGTCCAACACAATTGGGCACTCTTTGAGTGCAAAACCAATCAAATCCTCACGTACTATAACCACTGTGAcaccagcacagccagcattcttCTGTGCACCAGCAAAAATTACACCAAACTTAGCATTTGgaatggggggaaggagggagaagagaggggaaaataTCTATTAAATCCATGAaatcatttgtacacaataagCAGAACATAAACTGGTGTAAGTTCCTGTACAAAAATTAAGGGACAGATGATATATAATGCGCATCAAGAACTCGAAGTAACTGTACCAAGCATGGATGGTGGCAATAATCTCTGAATAAGTTGGGGACAATTCCGATAAAGAATTTTTTTGgtagtgtgtgtttttttaatatactGAGCATTGCCCTTGTGTCAGGGAAAAGCATGCACAACCAAGTAAGAGCCACATTTTCACTGCTGATAAACATTAGTAAGCTAAAGCACTTACTAATGCATATGCTGAAAAAGAAAAGCTCCCATCCCAGGGATGCCAACTTTCCAGGTTAAAATGCATGCTTTTTAAACCAGTACTTGGAggacttgcagtgcaatcctcagcatgtttacccagaagtaggCCCCACTGAGTCATGGGACTTAAGTCCTTAGCAGGTGTGCTTAAGAGTTCCATGACAAGATTATTAAAAAGTAATTACAACAGGTTCACCAAAAGAGAATTCTCagcaaactacaatttccaggatgctttagggcaggggtggggaacctttttggcttcaGGGGCCAGTTCTTTACCTGGCCCCACACTACGGGCCAATGTTGACAAGTGGGCAGGGCAATCCAGCTGTCAATCACATGTCAGCATTGTGATGTCATATAAATGACAGATGTGTtgtcctgtccacctgtcaaactCCACTGCATGGGGTTCCCATGGGGTTGGGAACAATAGCACATGGGGTgttgccagccctatgctttgGAAGCCTTCCAATGCTTCGCCTTTCCATCCCTGACATCAAAGGTGTAAGGGAGCTGCACTTTAAAGAACAGTGCTGAGAGGGAAAAGCAGTTTCCATTGACTGGAAACTGCTTCCGTCTCCTTGAGCAATGCCCGTTCCTTTCCACCTCTGGAAAGCTCTGCCTTTAGGAGTGTGCCTTATTTCATCAAAGGAATAATCAAAAGCCCACCCTAGGCTCCCCACTGCTCCTTTGAAGCCCCGTCCTTAcccaccccacacctgacattatgcatgacatcaggtgtaggtcAGGTGGctgtggcttccccaaaacagcCTGGTGGGTCAAGTTTGGCCCAGAGGGCAgaggtttctcacccctgcttTATGGAGAAGTAATGACTTACGCTAGCATAATGCAGATAAAAAAGTGATGCAAGTTTGTAATgtagctagagatgtgaaggcccagaaaaaaacagaaaaattaggGAACAAAcagtttcccccacccccaattctcTGTTTTTCCCCCTGGGCCTTCAGGTATCTTCTAAATGTAGATATGCTTCAGTATGACTAAAAGCAAAACAAGAATCAGCCTTAGTGAGCCAAACCTTGAGATCTCAGGTTAAAGCTTGCAAACTGCCCTTTTGGAACTTTACCTTAGAAACATCCACTGGCCTGGAGAGGAAGTTTGATGACATATCACAAACTAAGACTGCCTTTCCAACGTCAGGTACAAAGTCAAACTCCACACCATGGACAGTCTCATTCGCACAATAATAGACATAAGAGGCATCAGGGTTAATGTTCCAAGTGCTTGGATCAGGGATTTCTGAAGCAGATACGACAGGAAGAGAAACAATGGGAATATTTCCCAACCAGTAGACTCAGCAATCTGATAATAATGCAGTTTTCCTTTAAACACTGATCTTTGAAAGTCACATTTCTATTGCTTTACCAACAGTTAATTCATTCTGGACTAGCTACAGAAGGAAAactgattatttaaaaaaaaacacccaccatCCACCATGAATTCTCATGGAAATAGCAAAATCTGTTAGATTAAGAGGATGACAACAGTTTGCTTCAGAACAGATCACCATTCAACATAATTGTAGCATTTAAGTGAGAAAGTAATCTTCTGCAACATAATATGCAGTTAGGCCACTCATGCATCTACATCAtgtctagcaacatttggagggccacaacttcacaattcccatcatctctgaccattggcatgTGGGCTAAGGCTGTTGGAATCCAGCAAGCCTGGCaggtcataggttccccaccctgatctaCATAATACATGATAATCTTCATTGATGGTAACATTTTTGCAGTCTTAGATAGGCTACTCATACACCCAAGCACCAACAGAGAATTTGCAAATGGTCACGCTATAATGTAGGTGTTGCTGCTACACACATTTTCCCCATGATGGGATGCATAACTTTAACATACATCACAAACTTGCACTTCTCACCCTGGAGAAGGTGCAAAGATTTCTTCTCTGCTTCTGATGCATGAATCATTTATATATTTGAGATCAGCAATTCCCAGCAACACACAATGCCATCCTTGAAAAACACTAATACCATAATCAACCCAGGATGGATCGGAGGTGACTAGcctgtggatctccagatgttgctaactcccattagccacagccagcatggtcaatttccagggatgatggaagacgtaattcagcaacatctggagagtcacaggttagtCACGCCTAGTATAGATAAGAGGGCAATTATCAGTTGTTCAGTGCATATCTTTCAAGACTCCTCTCTTCAAGAAACATAACTATGTGCATCTATCACAAAATCTTATCTTTTATGCTAAATATTTCCCATGCTGCATGCCACCATATTGGCCATATTTCACACCTTTATTTCTCTGACATCacttgtaaaagcagcattgtgTACACTTGAAATAAAACTTAGCAATATTAGTGGTGAACAAAGTTTCAAGATCTCCTGAGATTCTAACCCTGAGACAGATGAGGAATCATGGAACTTAAGGTAAATGTCTATGGTATTTGGGATTGTACCTGATGGCACTTGGCaactttgtttttcaaaagtgGGATAAGTCTCTAAATGTTCTCTAGTGCAAGATTGTCATCTTTCCCATCATTTTGAACACATAATTATGCTTTTATTGCCATAAGAAAGGTGCCTGCCTTTCACATCAGTTGCTCTTTTCTAAACAAAGGAGAGAACCTGACAATGCATGAATATTTTGGAGAAAAGTGGGTACTTGAAACTAATTTATggtattgctgaactacatttcacatcagccccatccagcatggccaatggccagaaatgATGCATACTGtaaatcagcaacatctggagagccacaagttaacCAACCCTGCTTTAGAGAATaattctgccttccccaacctggcaccctctggatattgctggagtccaacagaatctggagggcaccatcatGAGGAAGATTGGAATAGTTTGCTCCTTGATCTTGGCTCCTTACGTTAAGATTACCAGTGAAATCCTATGTCtttctactcagacgtaagcctCACTAAATCCACTGGATATTCCCAGGACTGTGTACAGGACTGAAATCTAAACTCCTTTTACTGAAGACCCCAAGGATAAAATCCTGCCAATTTTACCACGACACCTAACAACCCTAGTGGTGAATAAATAGGACTATATCAAAGAATTCAAATGCACCCTGTTTTTACTGTGAAAATAATGTATTTGCTTCTATGACTGATTCACAGAATTAATTCTGTTTTCAAAATAATGGCAGGGATAGAAAGTAGCAAGAAGAAAGGCAGTAAAAACCATAGGAAGGAGCACAGAGCTGTGAACTGAAACTCGGGCCTGTAACTACTGGAAGCCCTACCAAAGTCCAGCTTTGGAGTCTTTGAAGTCTTTAATAGGGGGGAAAACAAATAATTTATGCACTGCACAGCAGATACACAGACAATACACTCATCTGTTTGTTAAGTGGGTAGAACAAGATGTATTTACAGATGTAGCAAATTGTCCTGTTCTTCTACATCATGGGCACTTCCAGACCAGCACTCTTGTCAAATTGTATTTCGGTTTTGATCTTCATTCCACCTGTACTAATTTTTCCATGCTTTTAACTTTTGTTCTCCCCCCCCATGCACCATTTCACCCACACGCAGCCCAGAACCTTGGATGTAATGTgccctgaggaggggagagggctaaGATGGGATTGAAGTGGCCAGATTTAGCTTCTAAAAGCAACTGGCAAAAATGGTTAAAAGCAACTACAGTGAAGGGGGACACAGGTATACATTTGGTGCAAATtcagcattattttttttaaaagactccaTTAACAAAGATGATCAAGGTCAAGGACTGGGGAGAGATAGTACAATCATAAGAAAGGTTGTATTTCAGAAATGAGATAACAAGCTTTCATACCAAGGTACCCATTTTTCCTCAGGATTGCAAATAATTCTACTGCACGTAGAACAACTTTTTTCAATAGTTCTGACTTAGTTTGTTGTTACAAATcatagggttgtagccaactaaatccCACTCAGAACAGACCTACTAAAATTAATGAATCATGTCTCACATTAAATACCACTTAAAAGAACtataaggaaaaaagaaaataacaatGGCACATATAACAGTGTGGCTTACAAATTAACTTACTTGTATAACTAGAGAGTTTAGGATGAACAAGATTCACTTTGGCATATTTCTCAGCTTCCTTGGCTGCTTTTGCTGACCAAGCTCCTGTAACCACATAATCAGCACACCTGGCTTCTTTTAGCCCAATCAGATTAAATGGAACACCACTAAATTGTCCAGATCCACCTCCTTGGAGAAAAATCACTTTGTAGTTGTCTGGTATATTACTGTGCAAAGGAAAAGAATGGGTAAATGCctttattttaagttgtttttaacaatgtattttaaactgttgcaacCCGCCCAGacacctcagggtgaagggcaggtaataaattaaaacaataataaaataaaattatattatcACTTCAGGATTCATAACATTTGATTGCCTCCCTCCCGCCCTGCCTCCAAATCAGATAAAGAGGTGGAAAAAAAGATTTTAGAGGAGAGCATACAAGTCAATAAAACTCTTCTTGCTCATTCATAGTTAAAATGTTTTACATTATTTGTAAATAATCAGCATCAAGATCCAGGTTTTCAACTAATACACAGTATTTTAATATAATCCTTTGTCAGCCGAATATGCATTATATAGTAGTACACATACTTCTGCTTTTCAAAAAagggcaatttttttttatttcagatgCTCTATGAATGTTGGGATTGGAACAATCACCTTCATGCAGCATGAAGAAGAAAGTATTTTGCTGTGGCTGGATAATTGCTGACAATGTAAGATTATTGATAACCAAGTGGGGATATGCTTGGTGTAACTCCACAATGTTTTAACAGAATGAAGAATGTAACCATTCTGTTTGGACAAACTCCAGAGTGAACTGCAGAAGACAGAACTGATTCAATAATTCATGCCAGTCCAAGTACATGCAAAAGTATCTGACGTCTTAGCACAAACCCAGTATGAAGTCTGTGAGGTGCCACTCCAGGAATGCTAGAAGCATCCAGACTCCCCCCCTCCCAGATATACTAGGAAGAATTCCAGAGTCCCCTGGGGATCTTAGAGACCACACACTCCAAACTTCCAGCACAGATAGCAgttggaaaaaaacattttctggaTGCAAGGGGGTGTCTGTGGATGTCAGATAACTTCCTAAAACTTTGAACCACTCTAGGAAGACAGTTTACAGGTGTCAAGTATCTGGTGCAGCTGGTGAATGCTATTCAACCACCTAGTGGCTGCATCACATGTTGCTGCATTTTCAGAGTAGTACAAAAGCCACTGCAATAGAGCATATTAGGGTCCCACTacaaatctctatgtatggatgtgaaagttggacagtggaaaaaaagtggataagagaaaaatcaagtcatttgaaatgtggtgttggacgacagctttgcagataccacagacggcaaaaaagacaaataattgggtgttagaacaaattaaaccagaactatcactagaagctaaaatgatgaaactgaggttatcgtactttggacacatcatgagaaggcatgattcactagaaaagacaataatgctgggaaaaacagaatgagtagaaaaagaggaaggccaaacaagagatggactgaacTTAcaagccctgaacttacaagatctgaacaggatggtttataacagatgttattggaggtcgctgattcatagggtcgccataagtcaacatcgacttgaaggcacataacaacaacaacaaagaagatTCTTCTCCAATCACTATGCAGGGTTCCTTCCAGATTCCAGATGGGGCCAGTATTAGGAGCTCCCTTACCTTCAAAGTATGCCAAAGATATTGTCTTATGCCCCCCGAATCCTATACATCTATTACAAAACTAAGCCAGAAATTACAGAGCAGATAACAAGAAGGCCTACAAGAAGGTAGGCCTGCTTTTGACTTTTTTAGAACAAGCTTAACCACATATTCTGTATCTTATCACAAGGGTTTTACTCTcaaccttcaaggagctgtccaaagtgctgaagcaccttgaacAACTCCTTAAAAGTTCAGTTTACAACTTGGAGCAGATttcacatggagccaccagccaccactgctgcagAAAGGTTTTGAACTTGCCCACATAGATCTTCACTGATTTATACCATTGATATGAACTGACACAGAAGCAAGACATGCCAGTAATGGATGGGAAAGGgggagctgcatttccccaggaGGTTAACACAGGAGGTGTCCTGTGGTCTCCACTGCATACTACAAGGGCCAACTAGAATCCAAGaaagctcctcccctcccccccagcatcCCTAGTGTTCAAGATTCCAAAGTAGCCAGTAGGAAAAGGATTCAACACATCCTCTCTTCCCACCAGTTGACTACTTTAAATCCCACCCCCTTCCAAAAGTTGCTTTGCTAATTCGAAATACTGGATTGGATCCAGTTGGTTGCACTTACTGTGAAATGTTACTaaatgactaatttaggtcccaCTGAAACTAGTGGACTTATATATAAACAACTTTGTCTGGATCCAACCTTCGATGCTGGGCCACTATTACAAGTATTATTAGGGTGTTATGTGTATTTCGCACCTGACAGCACAATAGTAGAAGAGCTAACtgaacatgttttaaaaacaaatcatgcAGAAAAAAGAGGCACAAAGTGTTTATTTTCATACCAATAAAACAGACCCTTTGATTAACAGTAAAGAAATCACACTATAACATCTTCAAATGAAAGGCTTTTGATTGTGTGAATAAAATGTATAACTTACAGAAGTTCACGCAAACAATTTTCAGCTGATTTGATGATTTTTGAAAAATCAGATGTCCTGTGGCTCATTTCTATGACAAAAGAAATATATTAGAAATGACACGATACAAGCCATGCCACTAAAATGAAATTGGCTTTGTAAAATGTCCAATTTTTAACTCATATTTCTTCAGGtctggaggggaaaaaacagaaaaaaaatggggggcatagttttttctgtttttcccaatttaaaaacaatGGAAAAATTGGGGGAGCAGAAAAAAATTTTCTTTCTGAAATTTTCTGGGGTTTTTTatggaccttcacatctctagtcttgCTGCAGAATATATTTTAGCCCTGAACCATGTACACTAGCATGCACATGAAACTTGTACATGTTTTTCCATGGATTTTAACGGAGACAGCAGAGCTGTGTGTACAGAAATTGTGTGCAAGGATTGACTTCCTTCAATTTACATTTCTGGAATAGcctgttcaggcacagggatgtaCATCAAAGGTCCCATTCCCTTTAGGAAATTGCTAGAAAAGGGTGATTGCTCCTGTTCCAGTCTATAACAGCTTTTATAGGATTGGGGTAGAAAGTGCAAAAGTAGCTGAACCTCCAATTCATTTCATAAGAGAAGTGAAATGGAATAGTAAGAGCTGGCATTGGATAGCAGAGACTGGAGTGTTGTAGCtggaccaggaagacccaaattaAAAGCCCTGACcaactatgaagctcactggatgactctgAACCAACCAATCACAGTTTGTCAAGCGTAACCTTCTGCAGAGTGAAAATATGAGGGAAAATGTTAACACTCTCGTCCCCTTCCAGTGTATGCTTTCCTGAGCTGATTGGTGGAAGTGTGGGATAAAAATACAAGAGATATTTTAGAAAGGACAGTTCTGAAACAGGAAACATCTAGACTGAAATATGCAACTCATCCTTGTTTTGTTCACTATAAAATACAACTAACAGCTCTAAATGCTGAAAAGACATCCAGGATAAATATGAGTACCTTACCAAGAACACTAATGCCAAGGCCTTTATAATCCACCAATTCTTTCTGGGCTTCTAACAATAcctacaaaagaaataaaatcagcATAATTGTAGATATGTCAATAGCAAATCACACAGATTCTACATACTATATAATACAGATATAGATATGCACACACAATTATGAATGTATTACAGCATTTATCCAGGCACTGGCAGGCATACGTATGCCAGGTCATTTTCTATCACCAGatccttttattattgttgttgctatttatAGAATTGGAGATACCAGAGACTGACCCTGCCACCTTCTACTAGTattaaagcccttaacagcttaggATCAGTTGGCTTACGGACAGCCTTAcctcatatgtgcccacttgagccgttcaatctgtggaactggccctattacaggtgccacattaTGCTCGTTCTGCACATAAGAAAttcttcttttagtgtggcagcgcctacTTTTTGGAACTCTGTGCCTATTAACATCAGACATGCACAGCATTTCGGACAATATTTTCAATAAACAACTATTTAAGCTCAAATAACCAACAGGAGGTACTTTGAGGTTGGATTTTCAGAGATCAGATCTCGTACTAGTAATACTGGGCATCATTTTTCCCCAGTAACCTACTGGAAAATAGAGGAAATTTTCAATAGCCATTGATACACATGTATTTAGATAGTTTTGTTAAACACCAAAGCTTCTTTCTTGATAAGAAACCTAGGCAATTAATTAGATTCAGTGCAACTGTAAGACCTTGGTGCAGAATCCTTTGACTGGAAAAGATATCAAGCTCAgtatcagagatggggaatctgtggccttctagatgtggatggactacaactcccatctcccttgcccattggctatactggctggggctttATGGAGGTTGGACTCACACATCATCGGATGAgttacaagttccccatccctgccatatcaAATGCTATTTACAAAGTCATTTTCAGTAAAATGCTAACTGTAATATTCTAAAGCAGACTTCTGGAAATGAATAGCAACTCCCCAGCTTCTCAGGTCTAAACAAGAACACACAGCAGTGCTTAAAATGAACAAATGTGCTTAGGCATGCAATTCTTATGTAAAGCTGGAAAACTAATTTATATCCAAGCAGGAGCCACACCTCTCCCAGATGTGATTGGATAAAGACAGCTGCTGATGCAACTTTCTGAGCAGATAAGTCTATAGCCAGCATATTACTACCATATGTTCCTTAAAATCTATTTCTCCAGTTGCCTGGAGTTAAACTAGCATATCTGCAAATACTTATCTTCTGTCCTACATGTTCACAAAGGATTTATTcagcaaaagaaaacaatggaTTCTTTAAATCCTAGAGCCCTAAATGCACAAAAGGAGTAAGATTTTTTAATTCCAAGCACTCAGATACTCAGTAGCCTTCTCAGCTGGCAAAAATAAGAAAACTATATTCTTTTTCATAGTTGTTGGAGCAACGGCAGAAGACATTTCGCAAGCTTTTCATAGCTGCTGGCACATGGACCCGCCACACTTTTCTTTAAAGCCCCTGGAGTAGCTCTGTCTAACAATGAGCCTTGTTATAATCAGCTCAGCAGAAAGTTTTCCTGCAATAAAAGACACACAAATAATTTCTTTTGGAGTGACATGAAATTAAAATCTTGTAACCAGGTGCAGATTTAACAGCACAGGTGAGAAGTCTGATGCTATAAAACAGACTGAAGTGAATCCTTTTAacaggagaggggagaaggagagagactgAATGTGCTTTGCACTCTTCCAAGATGAGACAGGCGCTTTGTGAGATAAAAGGCGAGGGGGGCAATGTAGACATTCCCTTGGCCAGATGTTTTGGGATGTCCTTGAAAAAGGCATTTCCCCTCCTATACTAGCGCaattagaagaaggctacaacccaatacatgtctatccagaagtaagtgccactgggttcaatgtgatttactcccaggtaagtgtgcactggattgcagcccaagccaTTAGCAAATGCCTCTTCTTCACTAAAGGTGTTCATCTAGATCTCACTGCTTTTTGATAGCTTTAAGTATGAAAGGTGATATGCTAACATGCTAAGCAGAGAAGTGAAGATATAAAGAGGTAAGCTAGCGCTAACCCGCCATCAAATGAATGTACTTGCCAAAGATTCACTAATAGAATGCTTAAGGGCCGTCtataattactttttttaaaagtccccaACTCTTGACACCCATTGCTCCATGTTAACCTGGAATGCAAAAATCCTTCATTTGTTACGACGTACTAATATCCCTCTTTAGACACTCCTTAACTGGCAGAACACGGGAACCTCTAGATCTCTGCACTTAAAACAAGCTTGCAAACTGCCCCTAAGAGATACCGCTTCCACAGCGGCGCAATTCTATGGACTATAGCCGTTGATCTTCCATTAACAGCATTGGATCAAATAGGAACACGCTGAACACACACCTTTTGTTATGAAATGTTGATTTAGGAAGTGTTTCTTGATAAATGATCTGCAACTTCTTAAGGCTGCGATGACCGCTGTACTGAGCGCCAAAAAGCATACTCACCTGACCCAATCACCGCTGTTCTCGAAGGGCGGTCTGACGTTAGGACACATTCCTTAGAGGTAACCCTACTAAACTAACTCACAGTGCAAGCCTACACCtacttcaatagggcttactcccagataagcgaatctaggattgcagcctcttcCAAACACGCATACACAGGACCGAACTACACATTGCAAACTCTCCACACATCTTGCCTGCAGGATTTATGCAAGGCATGTACCATCAAGGGCTCAGAATGAACCACGTTAGGCATAATAACCCTTCCCAGCGGAGCACGTACCGAGCGCGGCAGTTTAGCAGGTCCCGCACCGAAGTTTGCCACGTGCTTCTTCGAGTCCATGATTCCCAGGATTGGTTTCTCTCCGCGTTTCTCTCGTTTGTGACTTCTCAGCCGGCGCCGCTTCTCCAGATATTGCAAAGGCAGGCGGCGCTCTGAGCCATAGCGACGCTTAGTAACTCCGCTTTCCTACTGGTTCCTTGCGCTTGGGTAAGCTCATTACCACACCGATTGGTCCACAGCTTCCAGTTGGCCAAGCCATTGGCCCGATGGGCACGAGTAGGCGGCGTGATCTTCCCTTCGTTAAGTGCAAGCCAGAAGGGCGATTGCAACATTCGACGGGCCGCGGCTTGAGCGAGTGGTTGAAGCTTAACGAGCGAGGCTGTGACAATCTGGCACACCCCTCCGCCACTCTCCTTTTTGGCAGCGGCGCGCGAGCGAAAACAGCTGTTGGTTCCTGTTCGCTTTCGGAGGAGAGCGAACTTGATTCTGGGCAGTTTGCCCCCCTACCTGCAATATCGCAACAGT is a genomic window of Rhineura floridana isolate rRhiFlo1 chromosome 1, rRhiFlo1.hap2, whole genome shotgun sequence containing:
- the PSAT1 gene encoding phosphoserine aminotransferase — protein: MDSKKHVANFGAGPAKLPRSVLLEAQKELVDYKGLGISVLEMSHRTSDFSKIIKSAENCLRELLNIPDNYKVIFLQGGGSGQFSGVPFNLIGLKEARCADYVVTGAWSAKAAKEAEKYAKVNLVHPKLSSYTKIPDPSTWNINPDASYVYYCANETVHGVEFDFVPDVGKAVLVCDMSSNFLSRPVDVSKFGVIFAGAQKNAGCAGVTVVIVREDLIGFALKECPIVLDYKVQVENSSLYNTPPCFSIYIMGLVLEWIKNNGGTAAMDQLSQMKSQMIYNIIDGSNGFYVCPVERKSRSRMNVPFRIGSIKGDEALEKQFLDKAVENNMISLKGHRSVGGIRASLYNAVTREDTEKLATFMKSFMEKHQS